GCGCGGCTGACGTTCGCCGTCGGCGGCGACCTGCCGGTCTCGCTGCTCTCCGTGCGCCCCGCGGGCGCCGGGGAGCCCGCCGCGCCGCCTGAGGAGGCCGCCGCCCCGCCGCTGGTGGAGCTCCAGGCGCTGGGGCACGGCCGGTTCCCCGGCAGCCACCGCTACGCGGACACCACCGTGGGTGCGCGCCTGCGCCACGTGGGGCACGAGGAGTCGGCGGACGGGACCTGGGCCGAACTGCGCCTCACCCAGCGCGACGACGTCAGCGGGCTGGTCGTCACCAGCGTCTTCCGGGCCGCGCGCGGCGTGCCCGCGGTGCGCGCCTGGACCGAGGTGACGCTCGCCCCCGGTGCCGAGGAGGTGCGGCTCCAGGCCGTCACCTCCGTGGTCACCGGCGCGTTCCTCGCCGACGCGGGCCGCCCGGTGGACGGGATGGACGTCGTGTGCGCCGACTCCGACTGGGTGGCCGAGTCCCGCTGGCGGCGGGCCCCGCTGCGCGAGGTCGGGCTGGTCGCCATGGACCCCGAGGCGCACCACCACGCCTCGCGCAGCCGGTTCCCCGTGACCTCCCGCAGCTCGTGGTCCACCGGCGAACGGCTGCCCACCGGCGCCGTGGTGGCCGCGGACGACTCCTGGGCGCTCGCGTGGCAGATCGAGCACAACGGCGCGTGGCACTGGGAGCTGGGCGAACGCCGCGCCGGCGCCTACCTGGCGCTGCTCGGCCCGACCGACGCCGAGCACCAGTGGAGCACGGTGGTGACGGCCGAAGCGGGCTTCACCACCGTGCCGGTGTCCCTCGCGGTCGCCGCGGGCGGCGTGGACGAGGCGTTCGGCGCGCTGACCCACCAGCGCAGGGCGCTGCGGGCCGGCCGCTCGGGGCCGCTGCCCGTGGTGTTCAACGACTACATGAACACGCTGATGGGCAACCCGACCACGGCGAAGCTGCTGCCGCTGATCGACGCGGCGGCCGAGGCCGGCGCGGAGTACTTCTGCGTCGACGCCGGCTGGTACGACGAGGACGGCCACTGGTGGGACAGCGTGGGGGAGTGGCGCCCCTCGGCGACGCGCTTCCCCGGCGGTCTCGGCGAGGTCGTCGCGCGCGTCAGGGAGCGCGGGATGGTGCCGGGGCTGTGGCTGGAGCCCGAGGTCGTCGGCGTCCGTTCGCCGATGGCCGGCCGGCTGCCCGACGAGGCGTTCTTCCAGCGCCACGGCCGCCGTGTCGTGGAGCACGGCCGCTACCACCTGGACCTGCGGCACCCGGCCGCGCGGGCGCACGTGGACGGCATCGTCGACGGGCTGGTCGAGGAGTTCGGCGTCGGCTTCTTCAAGTTCGACTACAACATCATGCCGGGGGCCGGCACCGACGCGGGCGGCTGCGCGCCGGGTGAGGGGCTGCTCGCGCACAACCGGGCGCACCTGGAGTGGCTGGACGCGCTGCTTGAGCGGCACCCGGACCTGCTGATCGAGAACTGCGCCTCGGGCGCGATGCGCATGGACTACGCCATGCTGTCGCGGCTGCACCTCCAGTCGACGTCCGACCAGCAGAACCCGCTGCTCTACCCGCCGATCGCGTCGGCGGCCCCGGCCTCGGTGCTGCCGGAGCAGGCAGGCAACTGGGCGTACACGCAGCCCGAGATGTCGGTCGAGGAGTCGGCGTTCACACTGGCGACGGGCGTCCTGGGGCGGCTGTACCTGTCGGGGCACCTGAACCGGATGGCGCCCGAGCAGCTCGCGCTGGTCCGCGCGGCGGTGGCGGTCCACAAGGACCTGCGCGAGGAGATCGCCGGGGCGCTGCCGTTCTGGCCGCTCGGCCTGACGAACGCGGCGGGCCCTTGGGTGGCCACGGGCCTGCGGGCGCCGGAGGCGGGCGGCGGGACGCTGCTCACGGTGTGGCGCCGCCCCGGCGCCGACCCCGAGCTGGTCCTGCCGGTGCCGCACCTGCGCGGCGCGGACATCCGGCCCGAGGTGCTGTTCCCAGGACCCGGCACCGGCGCGGCCGAGTGGGCCCTGGCATGGGACGCGGAACGGGGCGAACTGCGCCTGACGAGCCCGGAGTCCGGGCCCGCGGCCACCGCCCGCGTCATCCGGCTCCGCTGAGGGGCCCGGCGGCGCCGCCACGGTGTCCTCCCGCGGGGCCGCGGCCCCGCGGGAGGACACCGTCCCGCCTAACCGGCGGTGGCCCGCAGCAGGATCAGCCGCTCGGGGAAGAGCACCGGGGCCTGGAGCCCGGCCTCGGCCAGGGCGAGGCCGGGCAGGCGCACCCCCTCGGGGGTCCACCACGGCAACGGAACGCCCCACCGGGTGGCGTTGCCCTCGGGCACGTCGCCGGGCGGCAGGGGGCGCACGTGGTACGTCAGCTCGGGGCGCAGCCCCGGCAGCCGCACCGGGCCGGGCGGGTACAGCTCGGAGGTCGCGGTGGCGACCACGGCGAACACCGCGTCGGTGCCGTCCTCGGCCACGACGCCGGACACCTCGACGGCCGGGTCGGCGTGGTCGGCGTGCACGGAGACGCCCGAGTGCAGCAGCCCGCGCAGTTCCTTGTACAGCGCCACCCACCGCGTCAGCCGCTCGATGTCCGCCGGCTCGGCGCGGGTGAGGTCCCACTCGATGCCGAAGTGGCCGAACAGGGCGGTGCCGGCCCGGAAGTCCACCGGGTGGCGGCGGTCGGTGGTGTGGGCGAGCCCCGCGCCGATGTGCGTGCCCATCAGCTCCAGCGGGATCAGCGTGTTGGTCCAGCGCTGGATGCGCTGCCGTTCGAGGGCGTCGATGCAGTCGGAGACCCACACCCGGTCGGTGCGCTGGAGGATCTCCAGGTCCACCCGGCCGCCGCCGGAGGAGCAGGACTCGATCTCCACGTGCGGGTGGCGGGCGCGCAGCTCGTCCATGAGCCGGTACACGGCGAGGGTCTGGTCGTGCACGCCGGCCCGGCCGGCGGGCTGGTGGCCCGCCTCCACGAGGTCGCGGTTGTGGTCCCACTTGAGGTAGGAGACGGGGTAGGTGGTGAGGAGGTCGTCGAGGCGCTCCAGGATGTACCGGTACGCCTCGGGCCTGGCGAGGTCGAGCACCTGCTGGGACCTGGCGGGGCCGGGCAGCCGGTCGCCGGTGGCCATGATCCAGTCCGGGTGCGCCCTGGCGAGGTCGGAGTCCGGGTTGATCATCTCCGGCTCGACCCAGATGCCGAACTGCATGCCGAGACCCGTCACGTGGTCGGTCAGCGGGCCGAGCCCGTCGGGCCAGACCTCGTCGGAGACGTACCAGTCGCCGAGCCCGCGGCGGTCGTTGCGCCGGGAGCCGAACCAGCCGTCGTCGAGGACGAAGCGCTCGGCGCCGACCGCGGCGGCGGCGTCGGCGAGGCCGCGCAGGCGGGTCAGGTCGTGGTCGAAGTAGACGGCCTCCCAGGTGTTCACGACGACGGGGCGCGGGCCGGAGGGGTGGTGCGGCCGGGCCCGCAGGTGGCGGTGGAAGCGCGCCGACACCTCGTCGAGCCCGGTGCCGAACGAGCCGTACTGCCACGGCGTGCGGTAGGAGGCGCCGGGGT
Above is a genomic segment from Streptomyces marincola containing:
- a CDS encoding alpha-galactosidase, yielding MAPQPDLLADPGLTHLRAAGVSLVLDLSEARLPRVVHWGADLGALDPAGLAALRLAARPQPIGFSVDGPVDVAVLPEQSAGWLGTPGLIGNRGGADFSTAFRVTGASLGPGEGAAGEGPAEGRGGRLTVHAHDPAAALELELTIELTPQGLVRQRAALTNAGDTPFAVDAVHLTLPVPPDATDLLDFTGHHLRERSPQRTPFTHGLRMRENRTGRTGYDAAYLLAAGTAGFGNRSGRVWAVHTAWSGNHRTFAERTFHSVSLLGSGELLLSGEVLLDPGASYRTPWQYGSFGTGLDEVSARFHRHLRARPHHPSGPRPVVVNTWEAVYFDHDLTRLRGLADAAAAVGAERFVLDDGWFGSRRNDRRGLGDWYVSDEVWPDGLGPLTDHVTGLGMQFGIWVEPEMINPDSDLARAHPDWIMATGDRLPGPARSQQVLDLARPEAYRYILERLDDLLTTYPVSYLKWDHNRDLVEAGHQPAGRAGVHDQTLAVYRLMDELRARHPHVEIESCSSGGGRVDLEILQRTDRVWVSDCIDALERQRIQRWTNTLIPLELMGTHIGAGLAHTTDRRHPVDFRAGTALFGHFGIEWDLTRAEPADIERLTRWVALYKELRGLLHSGVSVHADHADPAVEVSGVVAEDGTDAVFAVVATATSELYPPGPVRLPGLRPELTYHVRPLPPGDVPEGNATRWGVPLPWWTPEGVRLPGLALAEAGLQAPVLFPERLILLRATAG
- a CDS encoding glycoside hydrolase family 36 protein; the encoded protein is MTARTRLVWQGGVARLTFAVGGDLPVSLLSVRPAGAGEPAAPPEEAAAPPLVELQALGHGRFPGSHRYADTTVGARLRHVGHEESADGTWAELRLTQRDDVSGLVVTSVFRAARGVPAVRAWTEVTLAPGAEEVRLQAVTSVVTGAFLADAGRPVDGMDVVCADSDWVAESRWRRAPLREVGLVAMDPEAHHHASRSRFPVTSRSSWSTGERLPTGAVVAADDSWALAWQIEHNGAWHWELGERRAGAYLALLGPTDAEHQWSTVVTAEAGFTTVPVSLAVAAGGVDEAFGALTHQRRALRAGRSGPLPVVFNDYMNTLMGNPTTAKLLPLIDAAAEAGAEYFCVDAGWYDEDGHWWDSVGEWRPSATRFPGGLGEVVARVRERGMVPGLWLEPEVVGVRSPMAGRLPDEAFFQRHGRRVVEHGRYHLDLRHPAARAHVDGIVDGLVEEFGVGFFKFDYNIMPGAGTDAGGCAPGEGLLAHNRAHLEWLDALLERHPDLLIENCASGAMRMDYAMLSRLHLQSTSDQQNPLLYPPIASAAPASVLPEQAGNWAYTQPEMSVEESAFTLATGVLGRLYLSGHLNRMAPEQLALVRAAVAVHKDLREEIAGALPFWPLGLTNAAGPWVATGLRAPEAGGGTLLTVWRRPGADPELVLPVPHLRGADIRPEVLFPGPGTGAAEWALAWDAERGELRLTSPESGPAATARVIRLR